The proteins below are encoded in one region of Ephemeroptericola cinctiostellae:
- a CDS encoding Gfo/Idh/MocA family oxidoreductase yields MQAIIVGYGLAGSVFHAPLLQSAGFEIAAIVVRNPERRAQAAASHPHALICDDLTQALSQTTADLVTLASPTATHAPLAIEALHAGRHVVIDKPFTVDAHEAEVVIAAAHAANKLVIPFQNRRWDADFLSLKELIHTGQLGDIVRYEARFDRFNPTVKDRWREHNVAGGGMLYDLGPHLIDQALHLFGAPEWVFCTQLTQRDGAQTDDAFELILGSSDCNYPYISLGASMFSAAGDSPQGAPRFKVNGRRATWLKSGFDPQETELRKGIIPNEHAWVSEIEAARGHLIDGVTGQVSRTAAGIGQWPIFYTQVKSAIEGKTIAPVLATQALLTCKVIDAAQKSAHSGQRVHVL; encoded by the coding sequence ATGCAAGCCATCATCGTCGGTTACGGTCTCGCGGGCAGCGTGTTTCACGCGCCCTTACTTCAATCGGCTGGTTTTGAGATTGCCGCCATCGTGGTGCGCAATCCAGAACGGAGGGCACAGGCCGCCGCCTCACACCCACATGCCCTGATCTGTGATGACCTCACGCAAGCCTTAAGTCAGACCACAGCCGATTTGGTCACACTGGCCAGCCCCACGGCCACACATGCACCACTGGCAATTGAAGCGTTACACGCTGGGCGGCATGTGGTGATTGACAAGCCTTTCACTGTTGATGCACACGAAGCAGAGGTTGTGATTGCAGCGGCACATGCTGCAAATAAACTCGTCATTCCATTCCAAAACCGCCGCTGGGATGCTGATTTTTTGAGTTTGAAAGAATTGATACACACGGGGCAATTGGGTGACATCGTGCGTTATGAGGCGCGGTTTGATCGCTTCAACCCCACAGTCAAAGACCGTTGGCGCGAGCACAACGTTGCAGGTGGTGGGATGTTATACGACCTCGGCCCTCATTTGATCGACCAAGCGCTACACTTGTTTGGTGCGCCTGAATGGGTTTTTTGCACACAACTGACTCAACGCGACGGTGCGCAAACCGATGATGCTTTTGAGTTGATTCTGGGTTCAAGTGACTGCAATTACCCTTACATCAGCCTTGGCGCATCGATGTTTTCCGCCGCAGGTGACAGCCCTCAAGGTGCACCTCGTTTTAAGGTCAATGGCCGACGCGCGACGTGGCTCAAAAGTGGTTTTGACCCACAAGAAACAGAATTACGAAAAGGCATCATTCCCAACGAGCATGCTTGGGTGAGTGAAATCGAGGCCGCGCGCGGTCATTTAATCGATGGAGTGACGGGGCAAGTCAGTCGCACAGCGGCGGGCATTGGGCAATGGCCTATTTTTTACACGCAAGTCAAATCGGCCATAGAAGGTAAAACCATCGCGCCTGTATTGGCCACTCAAGCACTGCTGACGTGCAAAGTGATTGATGCGGCACAAAAAAGCGCACACAGCGGTCAACGGGTGCATGTGCTTTAA
- a CDS encoding TRZ/ATZ family hydrolase, translated as MTQTHFQTLIHARWLITIEQDGEILHHHTLAIENDSIAAIAPTADAAHWTADEVITLDEHALMPGFVNLHGHSAMTLLRGYADDLALMDWLQNHIWPAEGKHVSHDFVRDGSMIGMAEMIRSGTTTINDMYFYHSAVAEAGQKAAMRTFVGASILEFPTNYAQNSDEYIRRAMTEREAYLNDPLITFTLAPHAPYTVSDDTFRKVIATSEKHNMLVHCHIHETADEVNNSVKEHGKRPLARLNDLGVLNDKLIGAHMVHLNDEEIVLVARLNIAIAHNPSSNMKLASGIAPIQKLLDAGVTVGIGTDGAASNNKLDMFAETRSAALLAKVGTLNPTAVPAATALRMATLEGAKALHIADKVGSLKVGKRADLIAIDMGSLETAPAFDVISHIIYTAGREHVTHSWINGRCVMRARTLTTLDESALKITASEWRERIQK; from the coding sequence ATGACCCAGACTCACTTTCAAACACTCATTCACGCCCGTTGGCTCATCACCATTGAACAAGATGGTGAAATTCTACATCACCACACGTTGGCCATCGAAAATGACAGCATCGCAGCCATCGCCCCCACAGCGGATGCCGCACATTGGACAGCGGATGAAGTGATTACATTGGATGAACATGCATTGATGCCTGGTTTTGTTAACCTGCACGGGCACAGCGCCATGACCCTTCTGCGCGGCTACGCCGATGATTTGGCCTTGATGGACTGGTTGCAAAATCACATCTGGCCTGCTGAAGGCAAGCACGTCAGCCACGATTTCGTGCGTGATGGCAGCATGATTGGCATGGCGGAAATGATTCGTTCAGGCACAACCACCATCAACGACATGTACTTTTACCACAGCGCGGTGGCCGAAGCAGGACAAAAAGCCGCCATGCGCACCTTTGTGGGCGCATCCATTTTAGAATTCCCAACCAATTATGCGCAAAATTCCGATGAATACATCCGTCGCGCCATGACCGAACGCGAAGCCTATTTGAACGACCCACTGATCACCTTCACCCTCGCGCCACACGCCCCCTACACCGTGTCAGATGACACTTTCCGCAAAGTCATCGCGACCAGCGAAAAACACAACATGTTGGTGCATTGTCACATCCACGAAACCGCCGATGAGGTCAACAACAGCGTGAAAGAACACGGCAAACGCCCATTGGCTCGTTTAAATGACCTCGGCGTACTCAATGACAAACTCATCGGCGCGCACATGGTGCATTTAAACGATGAAGAAATTGTACTCGTTGCACGCCTGAACATCGCCATTGCCCACAACCCCTCATCCAACATGAAACTCGCATCAGGCATCGCCCCGATTCAAAAACTACTTGATGCAGGCGTGACCGTGGGCATCGGCACCGACGGCGCAGCTTCCAATAACAAACTGGACATGTTTGCAGAAACACGTTCAGCCGCATTATTGGCCAAAGTCGGCACATTAAATCCAACAGCAGTTCCAGCCGCCACCGCATTGCGCATGGCCACACTCGAAGGTGCAAAAGCCCTGCATATCGCGGATAAAGTCGGCAGTTTGAAAGTTGGCAAACGCGCTGACTTAATCGCCATCGACATGGGCAGCCTTGAAACAGCCCCAGCTTTCGATGTGATTTCGCACATCATTTACACCGCAGGACGCGAACACGTCACCCATTCGTGGATCAATGGCCGCTGCGTCATGCGCGCACGCACATTGACCACTTTGGATGAATCAGCGTTAAAAATTACCGCAAGTGAATGGCGTGAGCGGATTCAGAAGTAA
- a CDS encoding acyl-CoA dehydrogenase, which translates to MATTARASFIWDDVLLLREQLTDEERMVWDTATAYAQEKLKPRVLNAFRNESTDPAIFAEMGELGLLGATIAPEYGGSGLNDVCYGLIAYAVEQVDSGYRSMMSVQSSLVMVPIEKFGSEAQKQKYLHKLAAGEWIGCFGLTEPNHGSDPGSMQTRAKKVDGGYSLSGQKMWITNSPIADVFVVWAKDDEGEIRGFILEKGWKGLSAPAIHGKVGLRASITGEIVMDEVFVPEENAFPDVRGLKGPFTCLNSARYGIAWGALGAATDCWHTARQYVLDRKQFGRPLAANQLIQKKLADMQTEITLALQGCLRLGRLKEEGKAAVEITSMMKRNSCGKALDVARLARDMLGGNGIADEFGVARHLVNLEVVNTYEGTHDIHALILGRAQTGIQAFF; encoded by the coding sequence CAACTGCTCGTGCAAGTTTCATTTGGGATGACGTTTTATTGTTACGCGAACAACTGACCGATGAAGAGCGCATGGTTTGGGACACCGCCACTGCTTATGCTCAGGAAAAACTCAAACCACGTGTCCTCAATGCCTTCCGCAACGAATCAACGGATCCTGCCATTTTTGCAGAGATGGGCGAACTCGGCTTGCTCGGCGCCACCATTGCGCCAGAATATGGTGGGTCAGGCTTGAACGACGTATGCTATGGATTAATCGCCTATGCCGTCGAGCAAGTCGATTCGGGTTATCGCTCCATGATGAGCGTACAAAGTTCATTGGTCATGGTACCGATTGAAAAATTTGGCAGTGAGGCACAAAAACAGAAATACCTGCACAAACTCGCAGCAGGCGAATGGATTGGCTGTTTCGGCTTGACTGAGCCCAACCACGGATCAGATCCAGGCAGCATGCAAACCCGCGCCAAAAAAGTCGATGGTGGTTATTCACTTAGCGGGCAAAAAATGTGGATCACCAACTCGCCAATCGCCGATGTCTTTGTTGTTTGGGCAAAAGACGACGAAGGTGAAATCCGAGGCTTCATCCTTGAAAAAGGCTGGAAAGGTTTAAGCGCACCCGCCATTCACGGCAAAGTCGGATTGCGCGCCTCCATCACAGGCGAGATCGTCATGGACGAGGTCTTTGTTCCCGAAGAAAATGCATTCCCAGACGTGCGCGGCCTCAAAGGTCCATTCACCTGCTTAAACTCAGCCCGCTACGGCATCGCTTGGGGCGCGCTCGGTGCAGCAACCGATTGCTGGCATACCGCTCGCCAATACGTGCTCGACCGGAAACAATTCGGTCGCCCTTTAGCGGCCAATCAACTGATCCAAAAGAAATTGGCCGACATGCAAACTGAAATCACTTTGGCCTTGCAAGGTTGCTTGCGCCTTGGTCGACTGAAAGAAGAAGGCAAGGCTGCTGTTGAAATCACTTCAATGATGAAACGCAATTCCTGTGGCAAAGCCCTTGATGTCGCCCGCCTTGCCCGCGACATGCTCGGTGGCAATGGCATTGCCGACGAATTTGGTGTGGCTCGACATTTGGTGAACTTAGAAGTGGTCAACACTTATGAAGGCACACACGACATCCACGCCTTGATTTTGGGTCGCGCTCAAACAGGGATTCAAGCCTTTTTCTAA